The Tenebrio molitor chromosome 3, icTenMoli1.1, whole genome shotgun sequence genome contains a region encoding:
- the LOC138126738 gene encoding actin-binding protein IPP-like, which translates to MRRGITNTTEKIRNEESVTDKHNLGNLDLLNLRLNLLPKKPKKNLEKEAGSGDNQLIPATSTKSNLKQSLRKLNLTEPSYHKLYQGYGHSKIHRKSEATQTRIDTTGSIDDFLLPPKKKNSKELCTSRSTFPLSNAGDAGNFPFRVTPSGNLKVNSQQVVFESKKLSVLVANPERTQVKIYSDDSSERVVTKRMAYGSGEFSKNSAMDAILSQAGISGLGSIIGDTPVRSTNKVSSEYESKQTSEILDPELNLSRLGYTGNEPIDWNKVALPDKKDLYLELCRRITNKKNTDCKVHIGREEFSCHLIVLQCYSELFDGYIAIKKVEIPGEKCSAASFSFIYDWMVSEEQSYKYLNRENVLDIFNSAKYLKIKDLVEQCWAFVDNGDVFNEDTAFLLYVDAKAKNVEEVRELMIPRIQDFFLILVSSQDWLELNVDDVKNLLSSNYIRINCEMEVFMSAVRWLKYDWTNRDKNKYEVLSCVRFGNIAPWQLVDIKRNPENPEFMELAKDSAICKLIDDGLAFVIIKYWYGQENDDFQHWNSVLGLQEPPPRNWSGLDKTYFTYREFLIYLDQYRRNQLIEKSKPRTSHDKKIGAGSGTVMSPGEPVPSMEDFLSKKKIVLMQTQSIRRKPTITKKKEIFEEVTDDEEARNVKKMFTPSQNSLALSSLNRLSMSFLSPQPKKLLVETTLFLAERETILVFGGIDPFVPYSESTNAGNNIFRYLPESNTWEHVGTMPEPRNHHSVGFLKGRIYLAGGTDPREDDVTGKSRVVNTVWSFDPASRCWFSETSLGMKRRNFGLVVIQQSMYVIGGCNERQLSLATVEKFDARLGIWKFVAPMHYARAGIACAKYRNYIWVAGGTSDLTKNYILDMVESYDVKANQWTKIRKLNSPRCFSCMYVMSDNLYLIGGAGPKYKEVKSICSVGNVDVWDTSDMTWKTILGLTIPRHGHTVAYIGTQIFIMGGVTTIYMRCLSNVECFCWKRNAWVRGISELPITLSGHAAITLPPAMLISSE; encoded by the exons ATGCGTAGAGGTATAACCAATACTACCGAA AAAATTAGAAACGAGGAGTCTGTAACTGACAAGCACAATTTAGGCAACTTagatttgttaaatttacG tttgAATCTCTTACCAAAGAAACCTAagaaaaatcttgaaaaagAGGCCGGATCCGGGGACAATCAATTAATTCCAGCGACTTCTACTAAA AGCAATTTGAAACAGTCTCTTCGTAAGCTCAACTTGACAGAACCAAGTTACCATAAACTGTATCAAGGTTATGGTCATTCAAAAATTCATCGTAAATCAGAAGCAACACAAACAAGAATAGACACGACAGGTTCCATTGACGATTTCTTGTTACCTCCGAAGAAAAAAAACTCGAAGGAACTTTGCAC GAGTAGGTCCACGTTTCCCTTAAGTAACGCAGGCGACGCTGGAAATTTTCCCTTTAGGGTCACACCCAGCGGAAACTTAAAAGTCAATTCACAACAG GTAGTGTTCGAATCGAAGAAGCTTAGTGTCCTCGTGGCCAATCCTGAACGCACACAAGTTAAAATATACTCAGACGATTCCAGTGAGAGAGTGGTCACAAAGAGAATGGCGTACGGTTCGGGAGAGTTCTCCAAAAATTCCGCCATGGACGCCATTTTGAGTCAG GCGGGCATCTCTGGCCTAGGCTCTATCATAGGAGACACTCCGGTTCGAAGCACGAATAAGGTGTCATCGGAGTACGAGAGCAAACAGACGTCGGAAATATTGGATCCGGAACTGAATCTCAGCCGTCTGGGATATACAGGAAATGAACCCATTGACTGGAATAAGGTCGCTTTACCAGATAAAAAGGATTTATATTTGGAATTGTGTAGACGCATCACCAATAAGAA AAATACAGATTGCAAAGTGCATATTGGAAGAGAGGAGTTCAGTTGTCATCTCATCGTCTTGCAATGTTACTCTGAACTGTTCGACGGCTACATAGctataaaaaaagttgaaattcCTGGG GAAAAATGCAGTGCCGCCTCGTTCAGTTTCATATACGACTGGATGGTAAGCGAAGAACAATCGTACAAGTATCTCAACCGAGAAAACGTCCTagatattttcaattccgcaAAATACTTGAAAATAAAAG ATCTAGTGGAGCAATGCTGGGCTTTCGTGGACAACGGCGACGTCTTCAACGAAGACACAGCTTTCCTGCTTTACGTCGACGCGAAAGCAAAAAACGTCGAGGAAGTTCGCGAACTGATGATCCCGCGAATACAAGATTTCTTCTTAATCTTAGTTAGTTCCCAGGATTGGTTAGAGTTAAACGTGGACGACGTCAAAAATCTACTTAGCTCAAATTACATCCGAATCAATTGCGAAATGGAAGTGTTCATGTCCGCCGTTAGATGGCTTAAATACGACTGGACCAACAGAGACAAGAACAAATACGAAGTGTTGAGCTGCGTCAGATTCGGAAATATAGCACCATGGCAACTTGTTGATATCAAACGGAACCCGGAAAATCCTGAATTTATGGAGCTAGCTAAAGATTCCGCCATTTGTAAGCTGATTGATGATGGCCTGGC TTTCGTTATCATCAAATACTGGTACGGACAAGAAAATGATGATTTTCAACACTGGAATTCTGTACTGGGGCTCCAAGAACCTCCTCCAAGAAACTGGAGTGGTCTCGACAAGACTTACTTCACATACCGGGAATTTCTGATTTATTTGGATCAGTATCGCAGAAATCAACTAATCGAAAAAAGCAAACCGAGAACGAGTCACGATAAGAAAATAGGAGCAGGGTCAGGAACGGTGATGTCGCCTGGGGAACCGGTACCCAGTATGGAAGACTTCCTGTCAAAGAAGAAA ATTGTTCTAATGCAAACGCAATCAATCAGACGAAAACCGACTATCACAAAAAAG AAAGAAATATTCGAAGAGGTAACAGACGATGAAGAAGCAAGAAACGTGAAGAAAATGTTCACTCCTTCTCAGAACTCTTTGGCTCTGTCATCTCT CAATCGTCTGAGTATGTCGTTCCTCAGTCCTCAACCTAAAAAGTTGCTGGTGGAGACGACACTTTTTTTAGCTGAAAGAGAAACTATTTTGGTGTTTGGTGGAATAGATCCCTTTGTCCCTTACAGTGAATCCACTAACGCCGGCAACAACATTTTTCGATACTTACCGGAATCAAACACTTGGGAACACGTTGGTACAATGCCCGAGCCACGAAACCATCACAGTGTGGGATTTTTAAAGGGACGAATTTATTTAGCAG GTGGTACTGACCCTAGGGAGGACGATGTAACAGGAAAATCTCGAGTGGTGAACACGGTTTGGAGTTTTGATCCGGCTTCTCGGTGTTGGTTCAGCGAAACGAGTCTCGGAATGAAACGCAGAAACTTCGGCTTGGTGGTAATCCAGCAGAGTATGTACGTTATTGGGGGGTGCAACGAGCGACAGCTTTCTCTGGCCACGGTTGAAAAGTTTGATGCCAGACTGGGAATTTGGAAATTTGTGGCCCCAATGCACTACGCACGTGCTGGAATCGCTTGTGCCAAATATCGGAATTACATTTGGGTAGCTGGAGGCACAAGCGATTTGACAAAAAACTACATTTTAGATATGGTCGAGAGTTATGACGTGAAGGCTAATCA GTGGACTAAGATAAGGAAACTGAATTCTCCTCGGTGTTTTAGTTGCATGTACGTTATGTCAGATAACTTGTATCTCATTGGAGGTGCCGGACCGAAATACAAAGAGGTCAAGTCGATCTGTAGTGTCGGTAATGTAGACGTTTGGGACACTTCGGACATGACGTGGAAGACTATATTGGGACTGACCATACCCCGACATGGACATACGGTAGCGTATATCGGCACTCAAATTTTCATCATGGGTGGAGTCACGACCATTTACATGAGGTGTCTTTCTAACGTTGAATGCTTTTGCTGGAAACGGA aTGCTTGGGTAAGAGGCATAAGTGAGTTGCCCATAACTTTATCTGGTCATGCCGCAATTACTCTTCCACCTGCAATGCTTATTTCCAGTGAATAA